The genomic window CAAAACTGAAATTGGATTTTCTGGTTGGAGATTTGATTTTGTCAAAGGTTATGCTCCTAGCATAATGAAAATTTACATGGAAAATACTAAACCAGATTTCGCTGTTGGAGAGAATTGGAATTCCCTTTCTAATGGACAAGACGGAAAGCCTAACTATGATCAAGGTGAAGCTAGAGGTCAACTTGCGAATTGGGTTGAAAATGCGGGTGGTGCTATTAATGCTTTTGATTTTACTACCAAAGGAATTCTTCAAGTTGCAGTACAAGGTGAACTTTGGAGGTTGAAGGATTCAAATGGAAAACCACCTGGTTTGATTGGTATAAAACCAGAAAATGCTGTGACATTTATCGATAACCATGATACAGGTTCAACTCAGAAACTTTGGCCTTTCCCATCTGATAAAGTCATGCAGGGCTATGCTTACATTCTAACACATCCCGGAACACCATCAATAGTAATTTCTCTAACCTTTTAccttttaatattttcttgcgTTGGTTATTGAATATGTGCATGATTATATATGGTTGTCGATTTTCTTTTTACGCAGTTCTACGACCATTTCTTTGATTGGGGACTGAAGGATCAGATAGCAAAATTAACTGCAATTAGAAAGCGGAATGGCATCAACGAAAAAAGCACGGTGAACATTCTAGCAGCAGATGCTGACGTTTATGTAGCAAAGATAGACAACAAGGTTATTGTGAAGTTAGGACCAAAGACTGACGTTGGAAATCTTATTCCTCCAAATTTCCGTGTTTCTGCATCTGGCCAAGACTATGCTGTATGGGAATGACTTAATTGAGTGCAATTAATATTATGCACCACTGATCCACTCCTTCATATTAGACATGACCTTATCATAAACTATATACATAATGTCTTAACTCTTAAGTAACTTTAAATTTGTATTTcccataaaataataattgtatgcTGTATGACTGGTTTTTGTCCATGATGTATTATTTCAGTAATAAGAATTTACTTAACAACTCTAATGAAAGATGTGTTAGAGATGCTCTTTGGTGGCCCTATGATCATATATATGATTGCtgtataattgtttttttaagaCAGTCCATGACTATTAATATCACATAATAACTTGTTAATCACATACTGTGAAAAAAACAGACTTTCCAAACGCAGGCCTAGGCTTTAGACTTTTCTTTTTAATCAGCACATCATTTAGacttaatattaaaaaatgggtcatgctaaacagtgccccagAGCACatgttaagcatactaaaaaaagaaattaaaataaagtttatattgaaaagataactttttatacttttgatgcattgaatgcacgcatttcaagacaatttctattttaatatttttaaccaAACCAGTGCTCCGGGGgcattgtttaacattttccttataaacacataaataatattaaaaaaaaaaaatcattatcatcatcagcCTATTCCTCCCTCTGTTTATTAtttgctactttttttttagtgCTGCTGATTGAAGATAATCAAAATGCCATATACTGTTGATTATAGATTATTCTGatatttcttactttttttttagtcCATTTGAGtataataaaaatgtcatatCATGTTATATATTCCTTACTTTTCAATTTACTTTTGTTTTCTCATTTTTTCAGTTTTGATGAAATTAGGCAATTCCatgtatttaatatataaataatatgcTGATAttccttactttttttttaagtatatttTGAGTACttcatatgatatgatgatattaattaataaacacaTGTGCTTAAATACATTGAATTAAAATTGGCAATGATAGCAATAACAAATGAGAGGTTCAATTGGTGTTTTTGTGAAATTATTGAGAGAATCCTAGAAATCTCTTGAGTTCAGATATAGCATTCTCTTTATTTTCTACACTTGAACTCCATGATTCTCTCGAgtcaattttcaatttaaagtaTTGTTTTTTTCCATGGTAATATATTATGCCGGTATGGCGCGGTGGGTACTAAGCTACCGTATCCGTACACATATCTACTCATTTTTACGGGAAATTACCTATGCTCGTACATTTTTTTCCATCCACTAAGCTCGAAAACCGGTTGGACCAATGTAATTTACCTTTTGATTTCCGGCCATTGAAAAGCTTACTTTTATGGTGTCAATTAACTTATGTGTTTCAAATATGCAAATATCATACCATGACAGATTTAACTTATTAAGTAATGAAGAAATCAATTGGTGATTTTCATATACCAACACATCAATGcttattaaaaaatcaaaaaatactAACATATCAATGGTTTATTCCAAAGTGGATTCCTTACCTTATACTTACGTTTGATTTGCTGAAAAATAAAAGACCGGACATGAAAACTTCGGTTGTACTATGTTTTTAAAACTATTCCACCATTCATGATATTCAAATCTCAAACTCAAAAAATACCTTTGATTTGGTAAAATCTCACACTAATCTTTACATAAAGTTGTTCAATATATCAAAAGGCTATAAACAATAAAGaaacatattatttttattttttttttttgttattttctcaCCAAGGGTGATGAACTTAACTTCATGTCCTCAAAAAGCACATAGTAGAAAATCATTCATAATATTGCAAAATCACTAACATGTACAAGTATAGTAAACTCTTTGAATAATCTTTAAAATGCTCTTTGAATACATAACAATGCATTGTAGTTTCTCAAAAAGTGATTACCCTGAATGAGTTTAAtgtgtttttcttcttccaaaGAACATAAAAAACCGTGGAAAAAAcgactttttcttcttttttccacTTCTCGCATCCGGTGGAGATCCATTTTCATTGTTTGCATGAACATAAGATTTTTGACTTGAAAAGTAACTTACAGGAAAAGTTGCACTATGATTTGGATTAAGTTTACCGCCATGACTTGTGTTCTGGTTTACCGATCTTTGGCCTACTTCGCCCTCTTTTCTGCGTTGTCCATGTTCTGATctccactttcttaatttttgttctGCACCTAATTTTCCTTCCCTTGCCTTCTCAGCTTTTCCCATTGCAATCTTCAAAGATTCTCTTCTTGCAGCCATTTCTTTGTTCACTTCATTCAACTTCTCCAATGTTTTCAGTTCATTCTCCTTAGCTATATCAATCTCAGAATTCGCGGTCGCAACTCTCACATTGGCTTTTTCTTCTGCATCATGAGCTTGTTTCGTAAGATGATAGTACTCTTCAACCGAAAGTATCACACCATTCGATGGATCCACTTCATTGTTGTTGCTTCTAGCCGATTCACTCTCTTGCAATGCTTTAATTGCTTGTATTGCCAACCTTTCAGAAGCTCTTGCAGCTTCTATCTCCTTTTGAGCTGCAAGTAATCTACTATTCATTGTAATTGCACCGGCCTTGGCTCGTTCTGCTTCTTCCTGTACTCTCCGAAGCACTTCGCGAGCTTCTTGAGCAAGCGAGTTTGCTTTATTAGCCTCTTCGTCCGCTTCTTTTAGTTTCTTTGGAAGCTCAAGGATAGTGTCTTTGCCTTCTTTTTCCTTCATATGAACAAAAGTGATGTCCGATTTAATTTTGTCCAGATCGGCTTCAATAGATGCAACTGTAACTGAGGCCATTCCCTCTCTTTGCCTCATCGAGTTGAGCGATGATTTCTCTTGTTCGAGTTCTGATCTTAATGATGTTGCAGTCACCTTTAAGTAACTTACCTCAGAAGTAGCTTTCTCTATGTTAAGCTTTATTTCCTCAAGTTCTTTTCTGGCTGATGCAATTGCTTCTTGTATTTCATTGTGTGATTTCTTCTCTCGTTTCTCTTTCGTTACTCCTTCATCGCCTTTGTGGTTTGACTTTGATTCCATATAGGCATTTAATTCGGCTTTCAAATTAAGCAACAATGTAAAGGATTTCCTAAGTTTAGATTTAAGATCcttagaaaacaaaattttctgGTTGAGTTTTTCTagttcttcttcttgttgtttAAGTTCCTTCTCCCAATTGAGAAAATCTTGATCTCTTGCCATGACTGTTCCTATTCTGTGTTCTTCTGCTTCCATATGTGCAGAATGTGCCGTTTCCAAAGACTCCTTGGTGGCAATTAACTCAATAGTCAAATCTTCTACTGCCTTTTCTACTTGTTTTGATGCAGCAACAGCTACTTCGGCTTTGTTGATAGCTTCGCCTTTTTCATCAACTAAGGAAGCATATTCCACACGCAACGCATCTAGCTCCTCTTTCACCGATGTTAACTCGGTAATTGCAGATGTATACCTTGCTTTAGCAACCTCAAGCTGAGCCTTGGCCGCCACGCTAGAATCTTCGGCAATACCTTGCTCCATCTCTTCCACTCTTAGCTTTGCAAGTTCTGAGTCTTGTTTTGCTTGACGCTCTTCGGTTTTTGCCCTCTCTAGGTTCAGTTTTAGTTCTTCTATTAGTCTTTTTGTACTGTCAAGCTCCTGAAGTGCTTcgactttttctttttcagccaCCTCTGATCTTTTCCTGTACTCCGGAATCTCATCGTGCGCTTTTTCAAGCTCTTGTTCTACATGCTTGCGTCTCTGAAGTCAAATAATAATGAAACAATTGAAATTGAaacgacaaaaaaaataaaatatatttcttcaAGAAGAAGTCAAGTATTCAGGAAATTTTGAGCAAAAgggaaataaattataaaagcaAGATTGATATATACCTCTACGGTGACCATTCTATGAGCCTTCCAATCTACGATTCCTCCGAACTTAGAAACAGCTTCCTTAACAGATTCAAATGGAGATGCTGTATCGATTATGCCTCTTTTTTCAGCAATTTGCTTAGCGTCTGTAGGCGAGTCAACAGCGCCAACAGCAACATCAGAGCCCTTGATTGTAGACACAATAGCCTTTAGTTCTTTGAGATCATTCTCCAACTCTTTTGTTTCAGAATCCGAAGCCGATAGTTCCATCTGATTATCAACAGCAACATGCTTCAGAATGTTCTctatatcttcttttttttttgacaaaatgttCACTATATCTTCTAAAGATTGTTCAGAATCTTCAACCACAGGTTCCTGATGTTGACTTTGTTCTGTTACATGAACTTCAGCATTTGATGATGAAGCTAAATTTTCTTGAGGTGCATTAATAAGTACGGTCCGAGGTGAATCTGTtagaattaatttatttaataattagttaCACACAAGCCATTCTCAATAcacatattttaattataatgatCATACTTTAGCGCGGAAGCCAAATAAAACATGAGTATGCATATAATAAACAACCTTTAGGGTCAATCTGCAACCCTTCTGTTACAGAAGAGGATGTTGAGAGTTCCATATGATTATCATCAACATCGCCGCCGCTAGCAGTAACAGTTGAACCAACATCTTGTTGTCTGTTAAAGGTATCTTCTAAAGCTTCAGGTTCAGAATCTGCAGCTATTGGAAGATACTCATCTTGTTCTTGAACTTTTTCTTCTGGAGTTGAAGTTGAATTATCATTGAGAGGATGTTCATCTTCTTGTCTTATAGATTGATCATCAGAAGCATTTGCATTTGTTGACTTTGATTCTATTTCAGATAAATTATTCGCTTGAAAATGAGTTTCATGTTCCACGATATTGTTATCATCAGAAGAGTTGATGGAAGCTTCATTGGAAGAGTGATCAATTGTGGGAGTTATTATGATATCAGTATTTTCTTGAGTAGTTTCAGCTAGCGAATTCGGTTCAACATTTCTCGAGGAGGATTCTGAGGAGGTTGGTTTGTTATCAACTTCCTCCATTGGTTAAAAAGCAATCCGAGAGTGCCAAAGATATCTAGAAGACAagtgaaaaacaaaatcaacGCGCGTAGAAAAAGTCATCATGTAGaagtttcaaatttaaaatgaacGAATCGAAGCAATAATGACTGAATGGCTGAAACTAAGTGAATCGGCTACCCTGCCAATTACAATACCTCGACAAAATGACAATTAGTTTACCTAAGGATCCATACCGGTTGAACATCAATTAATGGAAAAATAACACAATCTTATAATACATGAAAACCTAGTAATTCTTCCCTATGTATACATATTCAAATTGAAACCAAAATTACTATCACTATTCACGACGAAAACGAAGAAgacataatatattaatatataagatcatgaaaaataacatttcaaataataattacatacaATAGAAGCCAGATTAATTTTGCCATACCTATAATAATTCAGACATATATATTAACCCTTCCTGCAAGCTTTCAATTCTTAACCATGCAGGGAAAATTCTTCAGGAAGAAGAGTTTAATCAATTTTGAtctgaaaaattattaaaccatatgaaaaataattatatgattTATAAACACTAATCCAAACTTTGCAAACCAGAAAAATTATGGCTataataattatgaattttttgcAACATGGACATGCAAAGAGTGGACAAGGGgaggaattaaaaaaaaacaaagaacaaaaaaaaaaaagattaagcCTAAACTTGGTGCCTTGAAAAAGaagcacaaaaataaaaaatcaaataacagAAGGATGAAAAGCAAACAACATACCCTGATTAAGCAGAAAGGAAATTGATGATTGATAGTTAGCAGATATTAATGATCAGTGAAAAATTGAAGgaggaaaaattaaaattagcttatggaaaaaatgaattaaaggAGGAAAAATGTTGGAACTAAATTTAGAAAAGAAAGAGTCAATCAAAGATGCATGACATGTATGTACAGTTAGTGGAGCCTACAAAACCAAGTTGtcacataaacaaaacaaaaatgctGCTATTACCTCATTCTACAATTCTATTGAAATTATTTGGTTTGgtttcttcatcttttgttgTATAACATTGGCTGCTACCTGAAAAGTCAACCTACTCTTATATAATGTGCTTTGGATATtactaatattatataattttttagaaaacaatatattattttttgaagcaaataatattatatttttaaattattttataaataaaatattaaactttaatTACAAGTATAAAATGAAAGTTAGTTTTGTTGTGTCATCACCTCATTGGCCACGCCACAGTAGCTGCCAGCCACTATTTGACAtcttaaaaatttgatttttaaaggAAAAAACTTAATTGGTGTCTGTTACACAGTGATGCAAAATCAAAAACATTATATTAGGGCTAACATAAAACTTTGAGGCCTATGGAAGAGTGTGAACAAcaaatttatttgtgttttaataaaattatattttattaacattCAAAAAGACCCATAGGCTCGCCCTGAGCCAGTAGCAGTGTGTGTATGGGTAGTGAGTGTGTGCATCAAAACTATAAAAAGTCTTACACCACAACCTCTAATAtgttaatttcattttaaaccTAGCAATCCACCTCAAACACATACGTACTAACTTGAGCGTCAAAACATTTGCAAGTATATTCTCTTCATCAGGGTCGAAGACGACGATTACAAACAATCATCATTgtaaatcatcatcatctagTCCTTTGTCGTTGTTGTGAACTCAAGTTTCAAAACAACTTTGCAGAATAAGTACACATTAATAACCTTCTTCGTGTACCTAATGTAGAGCTTTCATAATTTTGATAGTAACTTTAGAAATACACTTAAAGAAGATGCGATAATTTACTTCACGGACAAAATCTCTGGATGAAGACATAATGTTGTAGTTAATAGTCTATTGAAGTACTAAAGTGGAATATagaaatcttttatattataagcttgtatacacaagcaaactctaaatcctaatttgtttttcctgttttccctccattttatcttgcaatttttattaaaaaataatataattttgtcttgactaggattcgaacctgcAACcattcaatgcaaggcaatatttccaaccattatggcaagtataccaattgtaattaaaattatgtgcaataattgataagcaccatcaattttaaaagtatatcatatcaaaattattgttgactatattattcatcacgaaatatttttatgtctttcctgatcaatgattttttttctaccggatcataaatttagagaataattatcatgtgagatttggaaagttattatcacgtgtaatttgaaaagttattatcaaactcaattctactaaatcaattttttttgcaatacaaccaaacacaaccatagtcatgtcactaatcacattcattattttgtttttaatattgcagatttaatattaaccgatgatcaattgatataatatgcactagcagaccaattgtgatttaaattatgtccacaaagtgttaagctccatcaactttcataggaaagatttcatacgacaattaagcaccatcaattttcattgcacaatttaaacaattaaaaaccgataatctcttatattataagcttgctaacataagctaaccctaaaccaaattttttcccctcattttctctttctttttattgcagctttatattaaaaatatacagatttatcatcgaacctgcatctcttacttacaataaaacctttcaaccgctaaaacatgtgcttcaattatgaaagaatttaggaatcctaatatgttaaccctgttttcaataaatttgaacggcggaattaatcacaatttttatttatttatggatgtctacttaagtttatgttcttgattacgtctttaatttttttttaacctttaattatcatcaattttttaacctttatgTGAATATATGCCTTGACaggaatatttttgttttgatgattGACAAAAGAGTCCGAGAATGACAAGGATGCAAAAAGCGGAAAAGAGGGTCAAGCTTTTCAAGACATGAGTTATATACTTATTAAGTtataattcatatatttttaggATCCTTATGTGAGTAGTAAAAATAGCTCTCATGAAAATATAACACacactaaaattatttttgcataAATTGTCTTTGGAAATTGCATATTTTCTTATggctttaaaaatatttgtgagCATGATTTTGAACAAAGTCATAATTATATTATAGCAAAGGAAATGCTTTTCAACGTGCTACTAAGCaggatgatattttttttctggCACACAAACATTTATGCATTAACTGTCTCAGCATGATTTTCTTATATGGCATTATTTGTTTCCTTTCTTAAAAGAGACCATCGATTTTACAATATGCATAATCGTTTTTGCAAAGAGATCAATTGgattaatttctttcttttttcataatATGACCGTTGCATATCATTCATTTTGGCATTAACCAAATTGTATCATTTGCATTAAAAGGTTTCGTTACCGTTGGAGGAATTCTTTATGGATTTTGCATCTctcatttttctcttataaataGGTGCCTTATGCTAGCTtattaaaaaacttaatttggcATAAATATTCTATAAAAATATTACTCACCACTCTCATTATCGTTACACTTGCTAATATATTTACTTGAGAGCTCTTTTATACTACATAGTTTATCTTGTAGTACTTGTGCTTCAATTTGTTATATCTACACATTTGGTGTAATCTTTCAATCTTGTAATTTCTATTGTATTGGGTGTGATCCCAAGGTTTTCAAGAGAGGTGATATCTCTTAGTTTAGAGGCTCTTGCACAAGGGAGGTGATATCCCATTGTTTGTGTTGAGAGTTCTCGATTGTAAAGGTTATTAGCTTATCCTGTTATAAAAGCTTGGTTTAGTGAAATCTCAAGGTGCTTTccttggggactggagtaggccCTTTGTTTTGGCCGAACCAGGAtaatttctttgtgtttttcttcttaccctttcatctcttttatttctcgctgcaagtaattttttatttggttaaaatattttaagtgcttatttttaatcaatttttgagTACACAATTCACCCCCCCTCTTGTGTCGTTTGGAGTCACTTGACTAAcactttagttatcagcaatttttttttaataagtaaacaaaacgatgagattcaaaaattatttcaaaaatatataaaatataaaataagcacataaacaaatatagaataattagtccatgaaattctctatactactcttattgaaaatgctcttagaatttttgtattttattttttattattacatattacacctaattagacccatgcaccgcatgggtcaaagttctagtataATTGAAACTTTTATTGTCTAGAATACTTAAGtatcataaagaaaaatatcatCTAAATAATTCAAAATCTATTAATGTATGTGAAACACTAGATCATGTTATTGGTACATAGAAACTTCAACATTCAAAACAAGCTTCAAAGTAATAATCTATCCAAAGTTGAACTACATCAACTAGAAGGAGTTTACATCAAATCATAGTGAAGAGATCACAAGAAGCATTCTTGctccttttttcttcttcaaggAAACTCTCCGGTTTGGTACCAGGTTCAATCTTGAAAAGCGACAACATCACCAATGTGAGCCCatttagattaatttttttttgagattatgaaaaataatttatgcgaataaataaatttttatattaatttataaatttttactaGCAAAAATTGTATGTTCATAAActattatttcataaaataatatattaattttttttatttgtttaaattattttgcataagttcaaaaaGCTCAAATTTGAAGGGCAAAAGTGGAAATAAGCTTTTTCCATCTCCTTTCTTgtcaagtttgagaaaagtacTTCTCTCTCGCAGTTGCTTCTCTTCTCAAATACCAAACGCACCTTAGTCAATAATCAATTACATAAAACTTTAGCCAAAAAATTACGTGTTTGCATTATACTTAgattcattttaaaaatcatgtgttaaaaatcttgatggtaaaaaagtctctgtaaaaaagtctttaaaatttcacaaaatcaatatagtccaacaaaatctcataaaatcatcaagactttttttttgccaaaattgtctcatgaaatcccaatccaatacaccccctaagTATAAGATTATGTATGatcttattataataattaagtgATTGATAAATGTGATCGATCGAAACCCCATTTTTGTATAGAATTCCGATTCCAATCGATCGATCATCGCGATGTATCAGTGGAGGAAGTTCGAATTCTTCGAGGAGAAGTACGTTTCAAAATGCACGATTccagaggaagaagatgaagatgaaagagagaAAGATAGGGAGAGGAAAATCGAGTGCTGTTCGAGTGGAAGGGGTAAGGTGGTTACTGGTTTTGATGATGGAACCGTTTGCTTGTTCGATCGAGGTCTCAAATTCAATTACGCTTTTCAACCTCACTCTTCTTCTGTTCTCTTTCTTCAACACCTCaaggttcttcttcttctttcaatttttcaattcctTCAATTTGAATAGCTTTTGTGGATGAACATTGATTTTGGGAGAGGTGGGTAGTAAGTTGTAGAAAGTGGAAATCAAAATCATAGGTTAGAGGTGAAATTTGATTCATTCAATTGCTTcagtttttgaattgtttgttttgggtaaatgggtttttcattttgatTGGTAAATAGTAATCTTTACTTGTTTTAATTTGATCATcttttggttgcttcaatttttattgttgttgttgttgttgagaatATTGCTTCATTTGTTAGAATTATTATCCTAAATCCCATTTTTCGTTGTTGGCATTGTGAAAATCGGTGAAAGGATTCTAGGGTTTAGTAAGGCTTGTTTGGAATTgtcttatttgagcttatctatggcaattttcataaacttttttcagcttattttcataagggCTTGTGCTATAAGCTGAATATAAGCTGTTTATACAAACAGGGCCTTaataccatatatatatatatatatatatatatatatatatatatatatatatatatatatatgtatgtatgtatgtcaCACGAGTGTTTATATGTTGGTTTAAAAGAAAAGGTTGGTGTAGGACTTTTGTAGTTTAAATGCTTTCTATACTAGTCTTGATTTGAACTTAAAACAGTGTGTTTTTGTCTGTTGATTAACCAGCAACGCAACTTCCTGGTAACAATTGGGGAAGATGAACAACTTACTCCTCAGCAATCAGCTTTGTGCCTGAAGGTTTTTGACTTAGATAAGATGCAATCTGAAAGTACAAGCACGGCGAGTCCTGATTGTGTTGGGATATTGCGTATATTCACTAATCAGTTTCCTGAGGCAGTGGTAATGACACTGTTATGCACGCTTGTTACTCTTTATCTTTAgagaaattatatttatatggtAATGGTAAATCTGGTTAGCAACACAGTTTGATTACTTCTGCCCCTCTTTTTAATGATTCTGGAACTACGATATATTGCAGATTACATCTTTTATTGTCTTAGAGGAAGTGCCTCCTATACTCCTCATAGCTATTGGCTTAAACAATGGTTCTATTTACTGCATCAAAGGAGATATTGCACGGGAGCGTATCACCCGTTTCAAGCTTCAGGTGGAAAACCATTCAGACAAAACTCATTCCTCAATCACTGGTCTTGGGTTCAAAGTGGATGGTCAAACACTTCAGTTGTTTGCGGTAACCCCAAGTTCTGTGAGCTTGTTTTCATTGCATGATCAACCGCCAAGGAGGCAAACGCTTGATCAGATTGGATGTGGTATAAACAGCGTTGCAATGAGTGACCGTTCTGTATGCAACCTTCGTTCCTTTCTCTcagtatatttttatatgttatcaTATGCATATCCTTGCCGAATGCTAAATATTGATGTATGTTAACATGAACAGGAGTTTATAATTGGTCGGCCAGAGGCAGTATATTTTTATGAAGTTGATGGACGCGGTCCTTGTTGGGCTTTCGAGGGAGAAAAGAAGTTGGTAGGATGGTTTCGTGGATACCTTTTGTGTGTTATTGCAGATCAAAGAACAGGAAAGCATACTTTCAACATATATGACCTGAAGAATCGTTTAATAGCCCACAGTGCTCTGGTTAAAGAAGTTTCTCATATGCTCTATGAATGGGGTACCATCATACTCATAATGACGGACAAATCAACCTTATGTATTGGGGAAAAGGATATGGAAAGCAAGTTAGACATGTTATTCAAGAAAAATCTATATACTGTAGCAATTAATCTTGTTCAGACTCAACAAGCAGATGCTGCAGCTACTTCTGAAGTTCTGAGAAAATATGGAGATCATCTATACAGCAAGCAAGACTATGATGAGGCAATGGCCCAGTACATAAATACCATTGGTCAGCTTGAACCTTCGTACGTGATACAAAAGTTTTTGGATGCTCAAAGAATCTACAACCTCACAAATTACTTGGAAAAGCTACATGAAAAGGGGCTTGCTTCTAAAGATCACACCACACTTCTATTAAACTGTTACACCAAGTTGAAAGATGTTGAAAAACTAAATCTATTTATTAGAAGTGAAGACAGCATTGGGGAACTTAAGTTTGATGTGGAAACAGCAATCAGGGTTTGCCGTTCTGCCAATTACCATGAGCATGCAATGTATGTTGCAAAGAAGGCAGGGAGGCATGAATGGTACTTGAAGATTTTGCTTGAAGATCTTGGTAATTATGAAGAGGCCTTGGAATATATTTCTAGTCTGGAATCAAGTCAGGCTGGGATGAC from Trifolium pratense cultivar HEN17-A07 linkage group LG1, ARS_RC_1.1, whole genome shotgun sequence includes these protein-coding regions:
- the LOC123897831 gene encoding vacuolar protein-sorting-associated protein 11 homolog; translation: MYQWRKFEFFEEKYVSKCTIPEEEDEDEREKDRERKIECCSSGRGKVVTGFDDGTVCLFDRGLKFNYAFQPHSSSVLFLQHLKQRNFLVTIGEDEQLTPQQSALCLKVFDLDKMQSESTSTASPDCVGILRIFTNQFPEAVITSFIVLEEVPPILLIAIGLNNGSIYCIKGDIARERITRFKLQVENHSDKTHSSITGLGFKVDGQTLQLFAVTPSSVSLFSLHDQPPRRQTLDQIGCGINSVAMSDRSEFIIGRPEAVYFYEVDGRGPCWAFEGEKKLVGWFRGYLLCVIADQRTGKHTFNIYDLKNRLIAHSALVKEVSHMLYEWGTIILIMTDKSTLCIGEKDMESKLDMLFKKNLYTVAINLVQTQQADAAATSEVLRKYGDHLYSKQDYDEAMAQYINTIGQLEPSYVIQKFLDAQRIYNLTNYLEKLHEKGLASKDHTTLLLNCYTKLKDVEKLNLFIRSEDSIGELKFDVETAIRVCRSANYHEHAMYVAKKAGRHEWYLKILLEDLGNYEEALEYISSLESSQAGMTIKEYGKILIEHKPSETIQILIRLCTDEGDKRGRSNGVYVSMLPSPVDFLSIFVHHPHSLMDFLEKYTNKVKDSPAQVEINNTLLELYISNELNFPSVSQSNEGADYLNVASGKTLNASAQTNGTIADHKSSEKEKGRLERREKGLRMLKSAWPPETEHPLYDVDLAIILCEMNAFKDGLLYLYEKMKLYKEVVACYMQAHDHEGLIACCKRLGDSIKGGDPYLWADVLKYFGELGEDCSKEVKEVLNYIERDNILPPIIVLQTLSKNPCLTLSVIKDYIARKLEQESKIIEEDRQAIEKYQEDTQTMRKEVQDLRTNARIFQLSKCTACTFTLDLPAVHFMCMHSFHLRCLGDNEKECPECAPEYKSVLEMKRNLEQNSKNQDRFFQQVKNSTDGFSVIAEYFGKGIISKTSNGSTSGLRSGNASSSSGF